The following proteins are co-located in the Microbacterium sp. Clip185 genome:
- a CDS encoding MMPL family transporter, which translates to MAASSTPTQPSRWLRVGIPALLVLVWLVVGSIGGPYFGKVDEVSTNDQSTFLPQSAASTQVNERLPDFLAGDSIPAVVVFSADQKFTEAQLAQLQTVADDIAQTPGVLDGISPPIVSDDGLAAQIFVPIDASGEVPEAVEAVRDVVASDAPPGIDGWVTGPAGFTADLVEGFLGIDGLLLGVALIAVFVILVIVYRSPLLPVLVLLTSVFALCVALLTVWWLAKAGVFVLNGQVQGILFILVIGAATDYALLFVARYREAVAEGQKRWPATLQAWRGAFEPILASGGTVIAGLLCLLLSDLASNRALGPIAAIGIAFAMLSALTFLPALLALVGRAAFWPFIPKHPAAVPSDDPNAPAKGLWPRVARFVTRRARPVWIISTVVLLVGAAGVTQLKADGVPSSDLVLGYSQARDGQDVLAEHFPAGSGSPVYVVVSEADAAAAVAATSDAQRIDSVAIAAADSPTGQASVTVSGGALELAAVGPPGTPAPEATTVDGDVLLIATLADAADSAAADDAVVALREALDRELGEGAALVGGQTAIDVDTNATSIRDRTVIIPVILAVVFVILMLLLRSILAPVLLIVSTVISFGTAMGVSALVFNHVFDFPGADPAVPLYGFVFLVALGIDYNIFLMSRVREESLRYGTRAGIVRGLVSTGGVITSAGLVLAATFAALGVIPILFLAQLAFIVAFGVLLDTFVVRSLLVPALASDIGRAVWWPSKLWRAGPETKDAASMTRAEYRRTLGS; encoded by the coding sequence ATGGCCGCATCCTCGACTCCGACCCAACCCTCGCGCTGGCTTCGGGTCGGCATCCCCGCGTTGCTCGTGCTCGTCTGGCTCGTGGTGGGCTCGATCGGCGGCCCGTACTTCGGCAAGGTCGACGAGGTCTCCACCAATGACCAATCGACGTTCCTGCCGCAGAGCGCCGCCTCGACCCAGGTCAACGAACGGCTTCCCGACTTCCTCGCCGGCGACAGCATCCCGGCCGTCGTGGTGTTCTCGGCAGACCAGAAGTTCACCGAGGCGCAGCTCGCGCAGCTGCAGACCGTGGCTGATGACATCGCCCAGACGCCCGGGGTGCTCGACGGGATCTCGCCGCCGATCGTCTCCGACGACGGCCTTGCCGCGCAGATCTTCGTTCCCATCGACGCATCAGGTGAGGTGCCGGAAGCCGTCGAAGCAGTCCGTGACGTGGTCGCCTCGGACGCACCTCCGGGCATCGACGGATGGGTGACCGGCCCCGCCGGGTTCACCGCAGACCTCGTCGAAGGCTTCCTCGGCATCGACGGGCTGCTGCTGGGCGTCGCCCTCATCGCCGTGTTCGTGATCCTCGTGATCGTCTACCGGTCGCCGCTGTTGCCGGTGCTCGTGCTGCTCACCAGCGTCTTCGCGCTTTGCGTGGCGCTCCTGACGGTGTGGTGGCTCGCCAAGGCCGGTGTCTTCGTGCTGAACGGCCAGGTGCAGGGCATCCTGTTCATCCTCGTGATCGGCGCCGCCACCGACTACGCGCTCCTGTTCGTGGCGCGCTACCGAGAGGCGGTGGCCGAGGGGCAGAAGAGGTGGCCGGCGACCCTACAGGCCTGGCGCGGAGCGTTCGAGCCCATCCTCGCCTCGGGCGGAACGGTCATCGCGGGACTGCTCTGCCTGCTGCTCTCGGACCTGGCCAGCAACCGCGCGCTCGGACCGATCGCGGCGATCGGCATCGCGTTCGCGATGCTCTCCGCGCTCACCTTCCTTCCGGCACTGCTCGCGCTGGTGGGGCGCGCCGCCTTCTGGCCCTTCATTCCGAAGCACCCGGCGGCGGTGCCGTCGGACGACCCGAACGCACCGGCGAAGGGTCTCTGGCCGCGGGTGGCGCGGTTCGTCACCCGGCGTGCCCGTCCGGTGTGGATCATCAGCACCGTCGTCCTTCTCGTCGGAGCCGCCGGCGTCACGCAGCTGAAGGCGGACGGCGTGCCCTCGAGTGACCTCGTGCTGGGGTACTCGCAGGCACGCGACGGTCAGGACGTGCTCGCAGAGCACTTCCCGGCAGGGTCCGGCAGCCCGGTGTACGTCGTGGTCTCCGAGGCGGATGCGGCCGCCGCCGTCGCTGCGACATCGGACGCCCAGCGCATCGACAGCGTGGCGATCGCCGCCGCGGACTCTCCGACGGGCCAGGCGTCGGTCACCGTCTCGGGAGGCGCGCTCGAGCTCGCGGCGGTCGGCCCGCCCGGTACGCCTGCGCCGGAAGCCACCACCGTCGACGGCGATGTCCTCCTGATCGCGACGCTTGCGGATGCGGCGGACTCCGCCGCGGCCGACGACGCCGTCGTCGCGTTGCGCGAGGCCCTCGATCGCGAACTCGGCGAGGGAGCGGCGCTCGTCGGTGGGCAGACCGCCATCGACGTCGACACGAACGCCACCTCGATCCGCGACCGCACCGTCATCATCCCGGTCATCCTCGCGGTCGTCTTCGTGATCCTCATGCTCCTGCTGCGCTCGATCCTCGCGCCCGTGCTGCTGATCGTGAGCACGGTGATCTCCTTCGGCACGGCGATGGGGGTGAGCGCCCTCGTGTTCAATCACGTGTTCGACTTCCCCGGCGCGGACCCGGCGGTGCCGCTCTACGGCTTCGTCTTCCTCGTGGCGCTCGGCATCGACTACAACATCTTCCTCATGTCGCGCGTCAGGGAGGAGTCGCTGCGCTACGGCACGCGCGCGGGCATCGTCCGCGGTCTCGTCTCCACCGGGGGCGTGATCACGTCGGCCGGGCTCGTGCTCGCGGCCACGTTCGCCGCACTCGGGGTCATCCCGATCCTGTTCCTTGCGCAGCTGGCGTTCATCGTCGCGTTCGGTGTGCTGCTGGACACCTTCGTCGTCCGTTCGCTGCTGGTGCCGGCTCTTGCGTCCGACATCGGGCGTGCGGTGTGGTGGCCCTCCAAGCTGTGGCGCGCCGGGCCGGAGACGAAGGATGCGGCGTCGATGACGCGTGCCGAGTACCGGCGTACGCTCGGATCATGA
- the nhaA gene encoding Na+/H+ antiporter NhaA, whose protein sequence is MTSVELHRSGPVKKKRRPIAPDRLSAALMLIATALAIIWANSPWGAGYEHFWETPITIAVGDMQIASNLHALVNDGLMTLFFFLVGLEVKRELTIGELTDRARATLPIAAAVAGLVVPAGIFILFTLGTDQTHAWGVVISTDTAFLLGALAIIGPKFPARLRAFLLTLAVVDDIGALLVIGVFYSDSLNLVALLVATVLMGLIALVRFLPYGRGFSYAALGIALWVVVLLSGVHATLAGVAIALLIPVFPPRRSDVERTAELTRAFRESPNTVYAAAVQRSVRDSLSINERVDAGWRPYISFGVLPLFALANAGVHLDAATLQEAFTSPLTWGIIVALVAGKFVGITGATWLLRATGKGVLAPGLGMTRIAGGGALSGIGFTIALFLVPIAIDDPHTQDLARVGVLTASVLAFLSGWAIISIGDRVRPPVAVGKYLNRPVDPARDHIKGPKDAPLTIVEYGDFECPFCGRATGSIDEVFAALGDQVRWVWRHLPLDAPHPHAQQAAQASEAAAAQGHFYEMTRKMFAHQDQLELSDLIRYADELGLDTDRFADDLRSPAVLRHIQDDRLDAELMDLHSTPTFFIGGIRHVGPWDSASLIRALEASRGRVIEPHP, encoded by the coding sequence ATGACCAGCGTCGAACTGCACCGCAGCGGCCCCGTCAAGAAGAAGCGCCGTCCGATCGCTCCGGATCGCTTGTCGGCGGCGCTCATGCTCATCGCCACGGCGCTCGCCATCATCTGGGCGAACAGCCCCTGGGGTGCGGGCTACGAGCACTTCTGGGAGACACCGATCACCATCGCCGTCGGCGACATGCAGATCGCCTCGAACCTGCATGCGCTCGTCAACGATGGCCTCATGACGCTCTTCTTCTTCCTCGTCGGCCTCGAGGTCAAGCGTGAGCTCACCATCGGCGAGCTCACCGATCGCGCCCGCGCGACCCTGCCGATCGCGGCGGCCGTCGCAGGCCTGGTGGTGCCCGCCGGGATCTTCATCCTCTTCACTCTCGGCACCGACCAGACGCACGCGTGGGGCGTCGTGATCTCCACCGACACCGCATTCCTCCTCGGCGCCCTCGCGATCATCGGCCCGAAGTTCCCGGCCCGTCTGCGTGCCTTCCTTCTGACGCTGGCCGTCGTCGACGACATCGGGGCGCTCCTGGTCATCGGCGTCTTCTACTCGGACAGCCTCAACCTCGTCGCCCTCCTGGTGGCCACAGTCCTCATGGGGCTGATCGCCCTCGTGCGCTTCCTGCCCTACGGCCGCGGATTCTCCTATGCCGCTCTGGGCATCGCCCTCTGGGTCGTCGTGCTGCTCTCCGGCGTTCACGCAACCCTCGCCGGCGTGGCCATCGCTCTGCTCATCCCGGTGTTCCCTCCTCGGCGCAGCGATGTCGAACGCACGGCCGAGCTCACCCGCGCCTTCCGCGAGTCGCCCAACACCGTCTACGCGGCCGCCGTGCAGCGCAGCGTCCGCGACTCGCTGTCGATCAACGAACGCGTGGATGCGGGGTGGCGCCCCTATATCTCCTTCGGCGTGCTGCCCCTGTTCGCCTTGGCGAACGCGGGCGTCCACCTCGACGCGGCGACGCTGCAGGAGGCCTTCACCTCTCCGTTGACCTGGGGCATCATCGTCGCGCTCGTCGCCGGCAAGTTCGTCGGCATCACGGGCGCGACCTGGCTGCTGCGCGCCACGGGCAAGGGCGTGCTCGCCCCCGGCCTCGGCATGACGCGGATCGCCGGCGGCGGAGCCCTGTCGGGCATCGGGTTCACGATCGCGCTCTTCCTCGTGCCCATCGCGATCGACGACCCCCACACGCAGGATCTCGCCCGCGTCGGCGTGCTCACCGCATCCGTGCTGGCGTTTCTCTCCGGATGGGCGATCATCTCGATCGGCGACCGCGTGCGTCCGCCCGTCGCCGTCGGCAAATACTTGAACCGCCCTGTCGACCCCGCGCGCGATCACATCAAGGGACCGAAGGACGCGCCGCTGACGATCGTCGAGTACGGCGACTTCGAGTGCCCGTTCTGCGGCCGCGCGACCGGCTCGATCGACGAGGTCTTCGCCGCGCTGGGCGATCAGGTGCGCTGGGTGTGGCGGCACCTGCCGCTCGACGCGCCGCATCCGCACGCGCAGCAGGCGGCGCAGGCCTCGGAGGCTGCCGCGGCGCAGGGCCACTTCTACGAGATGACGCGGAAGATGTTCGCCCACCAAGACCAGCTGGAGCTCTCAGACTTGATCCGTTACGCCGACGAGCTGGGCCTGGACACCGATCGCTTCGCCGACGACCTGCGCTCCCCCGCCGTCCTGCGCCACATCCAGGACGACCGCCTGGACGCGGAGCTCATGGATCTGCACTCGACGCCCACGTTCTTCATCGGCGGGATCCGCCACGTGGGCCCGTGGGATTCCGCGTCGCTCATCCGCGCGCTGGAGGCATCCCGGGGTCGCGTGATCGAGCCGCATCCGTAA
- a CDS encoding isochorismatase family protein: MTKALFIVDVQNDFTERGALGVAGGDAVAERISAYLAEHAGDYGLIVASRDWHDAEGDNGGHFAAEPDFIDTWPPHCVAGTFGAEYDEVFDTSAVTHHLKKGQGEPAYSLFEGRTDDGRTATELLEEHGILDIDVVGLATDYCVRASALDAIAAGRHVRVFTDLVAGVHAESSEKALAEIAHAGAEVTASR; this comes from the coding sequence ATGACCAAGGCGCTGTTCATCGTCGACGTCCAGAACGACTTCACCGAGCGCGGTGCTCTCGGCGTGGCGGGAGGCGACGCGGTCGCCGAGCGGATCTCCGCCTACCTCGCGGAGCATGCGGGAGACTACGGCCTCATCGTCGCGTCCAGGGACTGGCACGACGCCGAGGGCGACAACGGCGGCCACTTCGCCGCAGAGCCCGACTTCATCGACACGTGGCCGCCGCACTGCGTGGCGGGAACCTTCGGTGCCGAGTACGACGAGGTCTTCGACACCTCCGCCGTGACGCACCACCTCAAGAAGGGGCAGGGAGAGCCGGCCTACTCGCTCTTCGAGGGACGCACGGATGACGGGCGCACGGCGACCGAGCTGCTCGAGGAGCACGGCATCCTCGACATCGACGTGGTCGGTCTCGCGACTGACTACTGCGTGCGCGCCTCGGCGCTGGACGCCATCGCGGCCGGTCGTCACGTACGCGTGTTCACCGACCTCGTCGCCGGCGTCCACGCCGAGTCGAGCGAGAAGGCCCTGGCCGAGATCGCTCATGCAGGTGCGGAGGTCACCGCGTCGCGCTGA